From the Chiroxiphia lanceolata isolate bChiLan1 chromosome 13, bChiLan1.pri, whole genome shotgun sequence genome, one window contains:
- the RGS9BP gene encoding regulator of G-protein signaling 9-binding protein — MVKEECKALLDALNKVTACYRHMVLTIGGTSDSQNLREELKKTRQKAQELAVANRNKLTTVLKDKTVSKEDKAEFERLWVIFSTCLEILEIDMRRALELGHEFPLNVPKKHLIQTGMSGGTSGVAARAMSVQNMKYEAERNIDVMDLKDLENEINQVGEMMYEMEMKVNVPQWTVEAKQDPGAELKSTISVGASSIGMISVEENKSFCDISKVLAGIVFSAVLIIAIVLAVCVVKLS; from the coding sequence ATGGTGAAGGAGGAGTGCAAGGCGCTGCTGGACGCGCTCAACAAGGTGACCGCCTGCTACCGGCACATGGTGCTGACCATCGGCGGCACCTCGGACTCCCAGAACCTGCGGGAGGAGCTCAAGAAAACCCGGCAGAAAGCCCAGGAGCTGGCGGTGGCCAATAGGAACAAGCTGACCACGGTCCTGAAGGACAAAACCGTGAGTAAGGAAGATAAAGCCGAGTTCGAGAGGCTATGGGTGATTTTCTCCACGTGCCTAGAGATCCTGGAGATCGACATGAGGAGAgccctggagctgggccacGAGTTCCCGCTAAACGTCCCCAAAAAGCACCTCATCCAGACGGGAATGAGCGGGGGAACCTCTGGCGTGGCCGCCAGAGCCATGAGCGTCCAGAACATGAAATACGAGGCCGAGCGCAATATAGACGTGATGGATTTGAAAGACCTCGAGAACGAAATCAACCAGGTAGGAGAGATGATGTACGAGATGGAAATGAAGGTCAATGTCCCCCAGTGGACAGTGGAGGCTAAGCAAGACCCGGGGGCTGAACTAAAATCCACCATCAGCGTGGGCGCTTCTTCTATTGGCATGATCTCTGtggaggaaaataaatccttctgcGATATCAGCAAGGTTCTAGCTGGGATTGTGTTCTCTGCTGTGCTCATTATCGCCATTGTCCTGGCAGTGTGTGTGGTTAAACTGTCTTAG